A stretch of the Uranotaenia lowii strain MFRU-FL chromosome 3, ASM2978415v1, whole genome shotgun sequence genome encodes the following:
- the LOC129753393 gene encoding D-2-hydroxyglutarate dehydrogenase, mitochondrial-like yields the protein MFAEKRQHHIGWDGGVQSSMNPTHRLLMVRKVASQIWRKKLHDIPLSKDRYNLRRKSFATITGQDIDFFERTLPTNNQVLRGETEAAGYNRDYFRYVRGMSSLVLKPRSAQEVSSILKYCNGRRLAISIFGGNTGVCGGSVPVFDEIVLSLELMNRVESIDRYSGTMLCEAGCILGKLEQNLSEEGLMLPLDLGSKDSCQIGGNVSTNAGGIRLMRYGNLHGSILGLEVVLADGTVLDLMSTSRKDNTGYHLKNLFIGAEGSLGVVTKVAISCPPATVTQNVLFLGLKSYEHVLKTFLEAKKLLGGILTSCELIDHSALDCCINHLETEAPLGEFPFYLLIETTGQHKEHDDEKVEIFLGQVLSTEMIQDGIMTSDPSKIKTEHSFENIL from the exons GCTCAATGAATCCAACTCACAGACTGTTAATGGTGCGAAAAGTCGCATCACAAATTTGGAGAAAAAAGCTGCACGATATTCCATTGTCGAAG GACCGCTACAACCTGAGGCGTAAATCATTTGCTACAATAACCGGACAGGACATCGACTTTTTCGAGCGAACTCTTCCCACCAATAACCAAGTTCTTCGAGGTGAAACGGAAGCAGCTGGCTATAATCGTGACTACTTCCGGTACGTTCGAGGCATGTCGTCTCTGGTTCTGAAACCACGTTCAGCCCAGGAAGTAAGTTCGATTTTGAAGTACTGCAATGGACGCAGATTAGCGATTTCGATTTTCGGAGGCAATACCGGCGTGTGTGGAGGATCTGTTCCAGTTTTCGACGAAATTGTACTATCTTTAGAGCTGATGAATCGAGTCGAAAGTATCGATAGATATTCGGGGACTATGCTATGCGAGGCCGGTTGTATCCTAGgaaaattggaacaaaatttgtccgAGGAAGGTTTGATGTTGCCCTTAGACTTGGGATCGAAAGATTCCTGCCAGATTGGAGGGAATGTGTCCACTAACGCCGGTGGCATTCGATTGATGCGTTACGGAAATCTCCACGGTTCGATTCTGGGTTTAGAGGTTGTTCTGGCCGATGGAACCGTTTTGGATTTGATGAGCACTTCCAGGAAAGACAATACCGGTTatcatttgaaaaacttgtttatCGGAGCAGAAGGAAGTCTGGGTGTGGTCACAAAGGTCGCCATTAGCTGCCCACCAGCTACTGTAACCCAAAATGTGCTATTTTTGGGACTTAAAAGTTATGAACACGTGCTTAAGACATTCCTCGAAGCAAAAAAGCTATTGGGAGGGATTCTAACGTCTTGTGAGTTGATAGATCATTCGGCTTTGGATTGCTGCATAAACCATCTCGAGACAGAGGCTCCGTTGGGAGAGTTTCCGTTCTACTTGCTCATAGAAACTACTGGTCAACATAAGGAACACGATGATGAGAAAGTGGAAATATTTTTGGGACAGGTTCTGTCAACAGAGATGATACAAGACGGCATTATGACAAGTGATCCCTCGAAAATAAag ACAGAacattcttttgaaaacatcttGTAG